In the genome of Myxococcus stipitatus, one region contains:
- a CDS encoding DEAD/DEAH box helicase translates to MATPETQAPLAALLPKKGEPALDADSILDRFVGYVSSNGLSLYPAQEEAILEILAGKHLFLKTPTGSGKSLVATAMHFKAMAEGKVSFYTCPIKALVNEKFFALCEAFGAENVGMLTGDASINRDAPIICCTAEILANLALRDAGARVDYVVMDEFHYYSDRDRGVAWQIPLIALPKATFLLMSATLGPTHIIEESLRKLTGREVATVRSTQRPVPLDFDYRESALHETIEDLVARKKYPIYLVNFTQRAAAEQAQNLMSVDFSTKEEKEAIRVALLDAPFDTPYGKDFQRYLRHGIGMHHAGLLPKYRLLVEKLAQGGHLKVISGTDTLGVGVNIPIRTVLFTQLFKFNGEKLATLSVRDFQQISGRAGRKGFDNEGSVVAQAPEYVVENIKQAAKEAAGKKKAPKAKPPQKNFVQYDKSTFERLQTGMPEPLESRFAVSHGMILNLLQSDHVRGTGGYRRLVELIQRCHDSDFLKRRHLNNAARDFRTLRGAGIVELVRGENGSGATVKVAQELQQDFSLNHTLSLYLLETLELLDPTTESYALDVVTLVESILENPEVVLYAQLNQLKGEKIQELKAQGMEYDDRMDELEKLEWPKPNRDFIYGTFNAFARKHPWVGEENIRPKAVVRDMFERFMSFHDYVREYGLQRSEGVLLRYVSDVYKTLVQTVPDRFRTEEVEDFIDHLRATIRQVDSSLVDEWERMRNPDAVVEAKPEVSLKPKELTEDPRAFAARVREELHRMLRALGQKRYTDALALLDNPLGEWTAPKLEQAMVPYHEEHKVVVLTPQARKPANTFLKETGPRLWEVQQRIMDPEGHGDWMLDCEIDLRDRRLDEGPILILRRIGP, encoded by the coding sequence ATGGCCACCCCTGAAACCCAAGCGCCGCTTGCCGCCCTGCTCCCGAAGAAGGGAGAGCCCGCGCTCGACGCGGACAGCATCCTGGACCGCTTCGTGGGCTACGTCTCATCGAACGGGCTCAGCCTCTATCCCGCCCAGGAGGAGGCCATCCTCGAGATCCTCGCGGGCAAGCACCTGTTCCTGAAGACGCCCACCGGGTCCGGCAAGTCGCTGGTCGCCACCGCGATGCATTTCAAGGCGATGGCCGAGGGCAAGGTCTCCTTCTACACCTGCCCCATCAAGGCGCTGGTGAACGAGAAGTTCTTCGCGCTGTGCGAGGCCTTCGGCGCGGAGAACGTGGGCATGCTCACGGGCGACGCCAGCATCAACCGCGACGCGCCCATCATCTGCTGCACCGCGGAGATTCTCGCCAACCTCGCGCTGCGCGACGCGGGGGCCCGGGTGGATTACGTCGTCATGGACGAGTTCCACTACTACTCGGACCGCGACCGCGGCGTGGCGTGGCAGATTCCGCTCATCGCGCTGCCCAAGGCGACGTTCCTCCTGATGTCGGCCACGCTGGGGCCCACGCACATCATCGAGGAGAGCCTGCGCAAGCTCACCGGCCGCGAGGTGGCCACGGTGCGAAGCACGCAGCGCCCGGTGCCGCTGGACTTCGACTACCGCGAGTCCGCGCTGCACGAGACCATCGAAGACCTGGTCGCGCGCAAGAAGTACCCCATCTACCTGGTGAACTTCACGCAGCGCGCCGCCGCGGAGCAGGCGCAGAACCTCATGTCCGTCGACTTCTCCACCAAGGAGGAGAAGGAGGCCATCCGCGTCGCGCTGCTGGATGCGCCCTTCGACACGCCCTACGGCAAGGACTTCCAGCGCTACCTGCGCCACGGCATCGGCATGCACCACGCGGGCTTGCTGCCGAAGTACCGGCTCCTGGTGGAGAAGCTGGCCCAGGGCGGGCACCTCAAGGTCATCAGCGGCACGGACACGCTGGGCGTGGGCGTGAACATCCCCATCCGCACGGTGCTCTTCACCCAGCTCTTCAAGTTCAACGGCGAGAAGCTGGCCACGCTGAGCGTGCGCGACTTCCAGCAGATCTCCGGCCGCGCCGGCCGCAAGGGCTTCGACAACGAGGGCAGCGTCGTGGCGCAGGCCCCCGAGTACGTCGTCGAGAACATCAAGCAAGCCGCGAAGGAGGCCGCGGGCAAGAAGAAGGCGCCCAAGGCGAAGCCGCCGCAGAAGAACTTCGTGCAGTACGACAAGAGTACCTTCGAGCGCCTCCAGACGGGCATGCCGGAGCCGCTCGAGTCGCGCTTCGCCGTGTCGCACGGCATGATCCTCAACCTGCTCCAGAGCGACCACGTGCGAGGCACGGGCGGCTACCGGCGCCTGGTGGAGCTGATTCAGCGCTGCCACGACTCGGACTTCCTCAAGCGCCGCCACCTGAACAACGCGGCGCGCGACTTCCGCACGCTGCGCGGGGCGGGCATCGTCGAGCTGGTGCGAGGCGAGAACGGCTCGGGCGCCACGGTGAAGGTGGCGCAGGAGCTCCAGCAGGACTTCAGCCTCAACCACACGCTGTCGCTGTACCTGCTGGAGACGCTGGAGCTGCTGGACCCCACCACGGAGTCGTACGCGCTGGACGTGGTGACGCTGGTGGAGTCCATCCTGGAGAACCCGGAGGTGGTGCTCTACGCGCAGCTGAACCAGCTCAAGGGCGAGAAGATTCAAGAGCTGAAGGCGCAGGGCATGGAGTACGACGACCGGATGGACGAGCTGGAGAAGCTCGAGTGGCCCAAGCCCAACCGCGACTTCATCTACGGCACGTTCAACGCCTTCGCGCGCAAGCACCCGTGGGTGGGCGAGGAGAACATCCGGCCCAAGGCGGTGGTGCGGGACATGTTCGAGCGCTTCATGTCCTTCCACGACTATGTGCGTGAGTACGGGCTGCAGCGCAGCGAGGGCGTGCTGCTGCGCTACGTCAGCGATGTGTACAAGACGCTGGTGCAGACGGTGCCGGACCGCTTCCGCACGGAGGAGGTGGAGGACTTCATCGACCACCTGCGCGCGACGATTCGCCAGGTCGACTCGAGCCTCGTGGACGAGTGGGAGCGCATGCGCAACCCGGACGCCGTCGTCGAGGCGAAGCCGGAGGTGTCGCTCAAGCCCAAGGAGCTCACCGAGGACCCGCGGGCCTTCGCCGCTCGCGTGCGCGAGGAGCTGCACCGGATGCTGCGGGCGCTGGGGCAGAAGCGCTACACGGACGCGCTGGCGCTCCTGGACAACCCGCTGGGCGAGTGGACCGCGCCGAAGCTGGAACAGGCGATGGTGCCGTACCACGAAGAGCACAAGGTCGTGGTGCTCACCCCGCAGGCGCGCAAGCCCGCCAACACGTTCCTCAAGGAGACAGGGCCCAGGCTCTGGGAGGTCCAGCAGCGCATCATGGACCCGGAGGGTCATGGCGACTGGATGCTCGACTGCGAGATCGACCTGAGGGACCGGCGGCTGGATGAGGGCCCCATCCTCATCCTGCGCCGCATCGGACCGTAG
- a CDS encoding galactose oxidase-like domain-containing protein, with protein sequence MLHSWRVAFLAAWAAVSVAQAQTPDLASVGQWTPVQKWPYSAVHTHVLPTGKVMFFSEFGDGDNPMLWDPQTNGLTALPKAGFNIFCAGHAFMADGRLLVAGGHIMDDSGLPYATIFDPFKLTWTRIPNMNAGRWYPTVTTLPNGDMLVIGGAKEDRSKNLIPQVWQPSKNAWRNLSDASLELMYYPWMFVTPQGKTFMAGYWKPARYLDTNGKGAWSVGPRTSYAHSRNAGSAVMYDEGKVLLTGGDNPPTNNVEVLDLNTTKPTWRTVPPMRYVRRQHNSTVLPDGTVLVTGGHSGPGTDNPKFPRYETELWDPATEKWTELAPASAYRGYHSTTVLLPDGRVLSAGSKNVKTMQVFSPPYLFRGARPTITSAPGAIAYGENFRVTTPDAARITQATWIRLGSVTHAFDENQRFMRLRFTASNGGLTITAPANANVAPPGHYMLFLLNGQKVPSVAKIIRVGGDGTTPTPTEPPPDSGFTAVAFGAEWKYDDRNVDPGPTWMQPGFNDAAWKKGPAQLGYGESDERTVLTKSTPPQPTVYFRRKFTIHGMVEKATLQLIHDDGVAVFLNGTQVYSRLISNPAHASYADGACADNNLSQTTIPASRFVMGDNTLAVMVKQANASSSDLSFDLELKVTTDGMQHDALFFESPNGGETLRPGSVQMLQWMTHGFGVDNVSLQFSADNGASWSTVETRMPNLGFFEWTVPHAETTQGVLRISDPARPDIADKTDTPFTITAVPRFRAITFGEYWKFDDRNVDPGSQWTTLGFDDSAWRSGPGKLGYGDGDEHTVLNKTTPSQPTVYFRKKLSLSEAIRSANLRVLHDDGVAIWVNGRLVYSRFTDNGLGHGTFASNSLKEPLISTATIDASAFVAGDNIIAVMVKQSGADSSDVSFDLELNLEAR encoded by the coding sequence ATGTTGCATTCCTGGCGTGTCGCATTCCTCGCCGCATGGGCCGCAGTCTCGGTGGCCCAGGCGCAGACCCCCGACCTGGCCTCCGTCGGCCAATGGACCCCCGTCCAGAAGTGGCCCTACTCCGCGGTGCACACCCACGTCCTCCCCACGGGGAAGGTGATGTTCTTCTCCGAGTTCGGGGATGGCGACAACCCGATGCTCTGGGACCCGCAGACCAACGGGCTCACCGCGCTGCCCAAGGCGGGCTTCAACATCTTCTGCGCGGGCCACGCCTTCATGGCGGATGGCCGCCTGCTGGTGGCCGGCGGCCACATCATGGATGACTCGGGCCTGCCCTACGCCACCATCTTCGACCCCTTCAAGCTGACCTGGACGCGCATCCCCAACATGAACGCGGGCCGGTGGTACCCCACCGTCACCACGCTGCCCAACGGCGACATGCTGGTGATTGGCGGCGCCAAGGAGGACCGCTCGAAGAACCTGATTCCCCAGGTGTGGCAGCCCTCGAAGAACGCGTGGCGCAACCTGAGCGATGCCAGCCTGGAGCTCATGTACTACCCCTGGATGTTCGTCACGCCGCAAGGCAAGACGTTCATGGCTGGATACTGGAAGCCCGCGCGCTACCTGGACACGAACGGCAAGGGCGCCTGGTCGGTGGGGCCGCGCACCAGCTACGCGCACAGCCGCAACGCGGGCAGCGCGGTGATGTACGACGAGGGCAAGGTGCTCCTCACCGGCGGCGACAACCCGCCGACCAACAACGTGGAGGTGCTGGACCTCAACACCACCAAGCCCACGTGGCGCACGGTGCCGCCCATGCGGTACGTGCGTCGTCAGCACAACAGCACGGTGCTCCCGGATGGGACGGTGCTCGTCACGGGGGGACACAGCGGCCCCGGCACGGACAACCCCAAGTTCCCCCGCTACGAGACGGAGCTCTGGGACCCCGCCACGGAGAAGTGGACCGAGCTGGCTCCGGCTTCCGCGTATCGCGGCTACCACTCCACCACGGTGCTCCTGCCGGATGGCCGGGTGCTCTCCGCGGGCAGCAAGAACGTGAAGACGATGCAGGTCTTCTCCCCGCCGTACCTCTTCCGAGGCGCCCGCCCCACCATCACCTCCGCGCCTGGCGCCATCGCGTACGGCGAGAACTTCCGCGTCACCACGCCCGACGCGGCCCGCATCACCCAGGCGACGTGGATCCGCCTGGGCTCCGTCACCCACGCCTTCGACGAGAACCAGCGCTTCATGCGCCTGCGCTTCACGGCCAGCAACGGCGGCCTCACCATCACCGCGCCCGCCAACGCCAACGTCGCCCCGCCCGGCCACTACATGCTGTTCCTGCTCAACGGGCAGAAGGTCCCCTCGGTGGCGAAGATCATCCGCGTGGGCGGCGACGGCACGACGCCCACGCCCACCGAGCCGCCTCCCGACTCGGGCTTCACCGCCGTGGCCTTCGGCGCCGAGTGGAAGTACGACGACCGCAACGTCGACCCGGGCCCGACGTGGATGCAACCCGGCTTCAACGACGCGGCGTGGAAGAAGGGCCCGGCGCAGCTGGGTTACGGCGAGTCCGACGAGCGCACCGTGCTGACGAAGTCGACGCCTCCCCAGCCCACCGTGTACTTCCGCCGCAAGTTCACCATCCACGGCATGGTGGAGAAGGCCACGCTCCAGCTGATTCACGATGACGGCGTGGCGGTGTTCCTCAATGGCACGCAGGTCTACTCGAGGCTCATCTCCAACCCGGCCCACGCCTCCTACGCGGACGGAGCCTGCGCCGACAACAACCTGAGCCAGACGACCATCCCCGCCTCCCGCTTCGTGATGGGCGACAACACCCTGGCCGTCATGGTGAAGCAAGCCAACGCCAGCTCCAGCGACCTGTCCTTCGACCTGGAGCTCAAGGTGACCACCGACGGGATGCAGCACGACGCCCTCTTCTTCGAGAGCCCCAATGGCGGCGAGACACTCCGCCCCGGCAGCGTCCAGATGCTCCAGTGGATGACCCACGGCTTCGGCGTCGACAACGTGAGCTTGCAGTTCTCCGCCGACAACGGGGCGAGCTGGTCCACCGTCGAGACCCGCATGCCGAACCTCGGCTTCTTCGAGTGGACGGTGCCACACGCGGAGACGACGCAGGGCGTCCTGCGCATCTCGGACCCGGCCCGGCCCGACATCGCGGACAAGACCGACACGCCGTTCACCATCACCGCGGTGCCGCGGTTCCGGGCCATCACCTTCGGGGAGTACTGGAAGTTCGACGACCGCAACGTCGACCCGGGCAGCCAGTGGACCACGCTCGGGTTCGATGACTCGGCCTGGCGCTCCGGCCCCGGCAAGCTGGGCTACGGCGACGGCGATGAGCACACCGTGCTCAACAAGACCACGCCCAGCCAGCCCACGGTCTACTTCCGCAAGAAGCTCTCCCTGAGCGAGGCCATCCGCTCCGCCAACCTGCGCGTGCTGCACGATGACGGCGTGGCCATCTGGGTGAACGGACGGCTCGTCTACTCCCGGTTCACCGACAACGGCCTGGGCCACGGCACCTTCGCGAGCAACTCGCTGAAGGAGCCGCTCATCAGCACCGCCACCATCGACGCGTCGGCGTTCGTCGCGGGTGACAACATCATCGCGGTGATGGTGAAGCAGAGCGGCGCGGATTCGAGCGATGTGTCGTTCGACCTCGAGCTGAACCTCGAGGCCCGGTAG
- the sitA6 gene encoding SitA6 family polymorphic toxin lipoprotein translates to MNILRLVWFSVLLVTWPACLTAGKPMMQQAWEAAELECDVPLEDECVTLLCLGDECGFYRCDEDVGHIELTRFPPARPPAAAAAPGSGPRRNWGGAQHLPKGAVMTFPNWNGAPERIIPPSHQLPPGRWEKHHIFPQAEDLRLWFEGQGVKIHNYTLPLPYAVHRRIHEVGGQGGEWNKAWRQYKNTNPKASPEEIFKHAGELIYRFQLLGGPIQSYYSQPGT, encoded by the coding sequence ATGAACATCCTCAGACTTGTTTGGTTTTCGGTGCTGCTCGTGACATGGCCAGCCTGCTTAACGGCAGGCAAGCCGATGATGCAGCAAGCCTGGGAAGCGGCTGAGCTCGAGTGCGACGTCCCGCTCGAGGATGAATGCGTAACGCTCCTGTGTCTCGGTGACGAATGCGGCTTCTACCGCTGCGACGAGGACGTCGGCCACATTGAGCTGACACGCTTCCCTCCGGCACGGCCACCTGCGGCTGCTGCCGCGCCAGGCTCTGGCCCGCGGCGGAATTGGGGCGGGGCACAGCACCTCCCCAAGGGTGCGGTGATGACATTCCCCAACTGGAATGGAGCTCCCGAGAGGATCATCCCGCCATCACACCAACTCCCTCCTGGGCGATGGGAGAAGCATCACATCTTTCCGCAGGCGGAGGATCTTCGGCTCTGGTTCGAGGGGCAAGGAGTGAAGATTCATAACTACACGCTCCCACTTCCATACGCAGTACATCGGCGGATTCACGAGGTGGGAGGGCAAGGCGGAGAGTGGAACAAGGCTTGGCGCCAGTACAAGAACACCAACCCGAAGGCCTCCCCGGAAGAGATCTTCAAGCATGCCGGTGAACTCATCTACCGGTTTCAACTCCTCGGTGGCCCCATTCAGTCGTACTATTCGCAGCCAGGAACATGA
- a CDS encoding siderophore-interacting protein has translation MASGKAILGGMLGRFLFREARVGRVRELSPHFRWMEVGGEDLRDVEWSPGDKVQVFLPGIGMRTYTPLVWDPMLGSTQFLVYLHGNSPGAQWGRTIKLGDRCQLFGPRDSLALDSLEGPVVLFGDETSFAVAHTLKSAKVPSTDISRVFEVSSANESLAVLSALDMADASIVERLPGDAHLAEVESKLRTALQQHGRANLVLTGRAQSIQALRARLRTSPIPFATQKVKAYWSEGKVGLD, from the coding sequence ATGGCATCAGGAAAGGCAATCCTCGGCGGGATGTTGGGACGCTTCTTGTTCCGGGAGGCCCGAGTCGGGCGGGTCCGTGAGCTGTCTCCCCACTTCCGGTGGATGGAAGTCGGCGGCGAGGACCTGCGAGACGTCGAGTGGTCTCCTGGAGACAAGGTCCAGGTCTTCCTTCCAGGCATCGGCATGAGGACATACACGCCGCTGGTCTGGGACCCGATGCTGGGGTCCACGCAGTTCCTCGTCTACCTGCATGGCAACAGCCCCGGCGCCCAGTGGGGCCGCACCATCAAGCTGGGTGACCGTTGCCAGTTGTTCGGCCCGCGCGACTCCCTCGCGCTCGACTCCCTCGAGGGTCCTGTCGTCCTCTTCGGCGATGAGACGTCCTTCGCCGTCGCCCACACCCTCAAGAGCGCGAAGGTCCCCTCGACGGACATCTCTCGAGTGTTCGAGGTCTCCTCCGCCAACGAGTCACTCGCGGTCCTCTCCGCGCTGGACATGGCGGATGCATCCATCGTGGAAAGACTCCCAGGCGACGCACACCTCGCCGAGGTCGAGTCGAAGCTGCGCACCGCCCTGCAACAGCACGGACGCGCGAACCTGGTGCTCACGGGGCGCGCTCAGTCCATCCAGGCCCTGCGAGCCCGCCTCCGCACGAGCCCCATCCCCTTCGCCACGCAGAAGGTGAAGGCCTACTGGTCCGAGGGGAAGGTCGGGCTCGACTGA
- the sitI6 gene encoding SitI6 family double-CXXCG motif immunity protein — protein sequence MGRFFWLQEDEGVAASYGGTLNAGHRWGLPGLLNCPSCSKTWAGSGSYFPGVNLMALGDAEREFRKARPEPLAEFLRLRELVVPLAPPRAALQPGSRLGPLVGKCRGRFPDFAWLGDILLAQPHVIGGLQERGVREVEAFPTALLARPGAQSDLLEVQLAHHGQLHADCIPESVAPPCKACGWFGLRRPDEPVLDASTLPSGLDLFRLGNFETMVICTERFLDAVSSIEGDGLTWRELPVRAGRVNPGAARGGGE from the coding sequence ATGGGCCGATTCTTCTGGTTGCAAGAGGACGAAGGTGTCGCAGCCTCGTATGGTGGGACCCTCAACGCGGGCCACAGGTGGGGGCTTCCTGGGCTGTTGAACTGCCCATCCTGCTCGAAAACATGGGCGGGAAGCGGCAGCTATTTCCCCGGGGTCAACCTCATGGCGCTGGGGGATGCTGAGCGCGAGTTCCGGAAGGCGAGGCCAGAGCCTCTTGCGGAGTTCCTACGTCTGCGCGAACTCGTCGTTCCGCTCGCCCCACCACGTGCTGCTCTCCAGCCGGGGTCACGCCTTGGGCCGCTCGTTGGGAAGTGCAGAGGGCGATTCCCTGACTTTGCCTGGCTCGGTGACATCCTGCTGGCCCAGCCTCATGTCATAGGGGGGCTCCAAGAGCGAGGTGTCCGCGAGGTAGAGGCCTTTCCAACGGCACTGCTCGCTCGGCCAGGGGCGCAGTCTGATCTTCTTGAGGTTCAGCTGGCTCACCATGGCCAACTTCACGCGGACTGCATTCCGGAGAGCGTCGCCCCGCCCTGCAAGGCGTGCGGATGGTTCGGACTCCGGCGGCCCGATGAGCCCGTTCTGGATGCAAGCACCCTACCCTCGGGCTTGGACCTGTTCCGATTGGGGAACTTCGAGACGATGGTCATCTGCACCGAAAGATTCCTCGATGCGGTGAGCAGCATCGAGGGCGACGGACTCACATGGCGCGAACTTCCTGTGCGAGCAGGGAGGGTGAACCCGGGCGCGGCAAGGGGGGGCGGCGAATGA
- a CDS encoding bifunctional acetate--CoA ligase family protein/GNAT family N-acetyltransferase, with protein MDAHAPGPRKSDPSYNVLHQQHTRQPLDVIFKPRSVAVVGASERPGSVGRTVLWNLISNPFGGTVYPINPKRPNVLGIRAWPSLRSLPEPVDLAVVVTPAPVVPEVIRECAELGVQGAIIISAGFKETGEAGARLEREILQIAQAARMRIIGPNCLGVMRPPTGFNATFAGAMARPGNVAFISQSGALLTAILDWSLREAVGFSAFVSVGSMLDVGWGDLIDYLADDPMTRSILLYMESIGDARAFLSAAREVALTKPIIVIKAGRTAQAAQAAASHTGTLTGSDEVLTAAFRRTGVLRVESISDLFYMAETLARQPRPAGRRLTVLTNAGGPGVLATDALVSGGGELAVLGDETRRALDTFLPPQWSHGNPVDVLGDADPDRYAKALEVAGRDPGSDGLLVILTPQDMTEPTQTADRLKPYAKLPGKPVLASWMGGSEVAAGERILNDAGIPTFGYPDTAARIFNYMWRYSYNLAGLYETPTLTEEPTGGRDAARRLVDAARARGRTLLTEYESKQLLSAYGIPTVETKLATSEDAAVSEANALGYPVVLKLHSFTVTHKTDVGGVRLNLQDADAVRHAFRGIRERLVELGQPEAFQGVTVQPMVRLSGLELIVGSSLDPQFGPVLLFGAGGTLVEVFKDRALGLPPLNTTLARRMMEQTRIFQALRGVRGAKPVDLPELERLLVRFSQMVVEQCWVKEVDINPLLASSERLLALDARVVLHPSTVTEAELPKLAIEPYPQQYVAPFQLKNGEELLLRPIRPEDEPRMERFHRTLSEQTVFMRYAGLMQLSTRVAHERLARICFNDYAREMALVAERKGGELLGVGRLTRLRGTQDAEFAILISDAVQHQGLGSEMLRRLVEVGRAWGVQRIVADILAGNRAMQNISKRQGFSILPHEELAPDMVKAVKVL; from the coding sequence ATGGACGCGCACGCCCCCGGACCCCGAAAGTCGGACCCTTCCTACAACGTGCTGCACCAGCAGCACACGCGGCAGCCGCTGGACGTCATCTTCAAGCCCCGCTCCGTCGCCGTGGTCGGCGCCAGCGAGCGCCCTGGCAGCGTGGGGCGCACCGTCCTCTGGAACCTCATCAGCAATCCCTTCGGCGGCACCGTCTATCCCATCAATCCCAAGCGGCCCAATGTCCTGGGCATCCGCGCCTGGCCTTCCCTCCGCTCGCTCCCCGAGCCCGTCGACCTCGCCGTCGTCGTCACCCCCGCGCCCGTCGTCCCCGAGGTCATCCGCGAGTGCGCGGAGCTCGGTGTCCAGGGCGCCATCATCATCTCCGCCGGCTTCAAGGAGACCGGTGAGGCCGGCGCACGTCTGGAGCGCGAAATCCTCCAGATTGCCCAGGCCGCGCGGATGCGCATCATCGGCCCCAACTGTCTGGGCGTGATGCGTCCCCCCACGGGCTTCAACGCGACCTTCGCGGGAGCCATGGCGCGCCCAGGCAACGTGGCCTTCATCAGCCAGAGCGGCGCGCTGCTCACCGCCATCCTCGACTGGAGCCTTCGCGAGGCCGTGGGCTTTAGCGCCTTCGTCTCCGTGGGCTCCATGCTCGACGTGGGGTGGGGCGACCTCATCGACTACCTCGCGGACGACCCGATGACGCGCTCCATCCTCCTCTACATGGAGTCCATCGGCGACGCGCGCGCCTTCCTCTCCGCCGCACGCGAGGTCGCACTCACCAAGCCCATCATCGTCATCAAGGCCGGCCGCACGGCCCAGGCCGCGCAAGCCGCCGCGTCCCACACAGGCACGCTCACGGGCAGCGACGAGGTCCTCACCGCCGCGTTCCGCCGCACCGGCGTGCTGCGCGTCGAGTCCATCTCCGACCTCTTCTACATGGCCGAGACCCTGGCGAGGCAGCCCCGCCCCGCGGGACGCCGTCTCACCGTCCTCACCAACGCAGGCGGCCCCGGTGTCCTCGCCACGGATGCGCTCGTGTCGGGCGGAGGCGAGCTCGCGGTGCTCGGCGACGAAACACGACGCGCCCTGGACACCTTCCTGCCGCCCCAATGGAGCCACGGCAATCCCGTCGACGTCCTGGGCGACGCCGACCCGGACCGCTACGCGAAGGCGCTGGAGGTCGCGGGCCGAGACCCCGGAAGTGACGGGCTCCTGGTCATCCTCACCCCGCAGGACATGACGGAGCCGACGCAGACCGCGGACAGGCTCAAGCCCTACGCGAAGCTCCCCGGCAAGCCAGTCCTGGCGAGCTGGATGGGCGGCTCCGAGGTCGCCGCGGGAGAGCGCATCCTCAACGACGCGGGCATCCCCACCTTCGGCTATCCCGACACGGCCGCGCGCATCTTCAATTACATGTGGCGCTACTCGTACAACCTGGCGGGCCTGTATGAGACTCCCACGCTGACGGAGGAGCCCACCGGAGGCCGGGACGCGGCGCGCCGTCTGGTGGACGCGGCACGAGCCCGAGGCCGCACGCTGCTGACGGAGTACGAGTCCAAGCAGCTCCTGTCCGCCTACGGCATCCCCACCGTGGAGACGAAGCTCGCCACGAGCGAAGACGCCGCGGTGTCCGAGGCCAACGCCCTGGGCTACCCCGTGGTCCTCAAGCTCCACTCCTTCACCGTGACGCACAAGACGGACGTGGGCGGCGTGAGGTTGAACCTCCAGGACGCGGACGCCGTGCGCCACGCATTCCGAGGCATCCGCGAGCGCCTGGTGGAGCTCGGCCAGCCCGAAGCATTTCAAGGCGTCACCGTCCAGCCCATGGTGCGGCTGAGCGGCCTGGAGCTCATCGTGGGCAGCAGCCTGGACCCGCAGTTCGGTCCCGTGCTGCTGTTTGGCGCGGGGGGCACGCTGGTGGAAGTGTTCAAGGACCGGGCGCTCGGGCTCCCTCCGCTCAACACCACGCTCGCGCGGAGGATGATGGAGCAGACGCGCATCTTCCAGGCACTGCGCGGCGTGCGAGGCGCGAAGCCCGTGGACCTGCCGGAACTGGAGCGGCTCCTCGTGCGCTTCAGCCAGATGGTGGTCGAGCAGTGCTGGGTGAAGGAGGTGGACATCAATCCGCTCCTGGCCTCATCAGAGCGGCTCCTGGCCCTGGACGCTCGGGTCGTCCTCCATCCGTCCACCGTGACGGAAGCCGAGCTGCCGAAGCTCGCCATCGAGCCGTATCCGCAGCAGTACGTGGCTCCCTTCCAGCTGAAGAACGGAGAGGAGCTCCTCCTCCGCCCCATCCGCCCCGAGGACGAGCCTCGGATGGAGCGCTTCCACCGCACGCTCTCCGAGCAGACGGTGTTCATGCGCTACGCGGGGCTGATGCAGCTGAGCACCCGCGTGGCGCACGAGCGACTGGCGCGCATCTGCTTCAACGACTACGCGCGGGAGATGGCGCTGGTGGCCGAGCGCAAGGGCGGAGAGCTGCTCGGCGTCGGGCGACTGACGCGCCTGCGAGGCACCCAGGACGCGGAGTTCGCCATCCTCATCAGCGATGCCGTGCAGCACCAGGGATTGGGCTCGGAGATGCTGCGGCGGCTGGTGGAGGTGGGGCGCGCGTGGGGTGTGCAGCGAATCGTCGCGGATATCCTCGCGGGGAACCGGGCCATGCAGAACATCAGCAAGCGGCAGGGGTTCTCCATCCTCCCTCACGAGGAGCTGGCCCCGGACATGGTCAAAGCGGTGAAGGTGCTCTGA